DNA sequence from the Terriglobales bacterium genome:
TCGGCGCGGCCGAGGCTCCGACAAAGCTCGTCAACTCTGGACTATCTCCGTTTGCTATTTCGTTGTGCATGGTTGCCGGAGTTTTCACCGCGCGATGGACCTTTCCTACACTGATCAAGGGCACTCGCTCTGTGGTTTCCGATCTGATGGAAAAGAAGCACTTGATCATCTGGGCTCTGGTCGCTGGCGCCTTGTGGGCAGTGGCGAACACGCTCACTGTGTTTGCGATTCGCGATGTTGGACTCGCTATCGCATTTCCGTTGTGGAACGCAAACTCCTTGATCGGGATATTTTGGGGATGGGCGTTGTTTGGAGAGTTGCGCGGCGCTGATCGCGGAACTATTGCGAAGGTTCTGCTGGGCGCGATCGCCATTGTGATTGCAGCAATTCTCCTCGGATTCAGCACGATCCAGGGCGGGATCACCACTCCCCATGCGGCGGTCCGCGGAATTATTGCTGCTGCGGGGGCTAGCTTGCTTTGGGGCACGATGTACGTGCCGTATCGCAAGGCTTACATCAGCGGCATGAATCCGCTCTCGTTTGTAACCGCATTCACGTTGGGTGAACTGGGGACCATGATTTCTCTGGTCCTCGCTCTGGATGGCGGAACTAATTCTCCGGTCTTCCATTCGCCCGAGGTAAGGCCCATGCTCTTCTGGTTGTTCCTGGGCGGATTCGTCTGGGTAATCGGCGACCTGCTCCAGCAATTCGCGGTGAAGTATCTCGGAATCGGCCGCGGTATCCCACTGTCGAACACGAACCAGCTTTGGGGTCTGGCCTGGGGTGCGTTGGTCTTTGGAGAACTGGCGCACGCGGATTTCACGCACAAGATCCTGGTCATTGCCGGCTCTGTCGTTATGGTGCTTGGGGCGTTGTCGATCAGTTCGGCTGTGGCTGGACAAGGCGAGCACTCTTCGACGAGCGAGGCGGTTCTAGCCGAGTGCAATCGCTACAAACTGAATTACGACAGAGTGCTAGCTGAATTCCGCGGGCAGGCCGAGGAGCGCCGGAAGGAGCGAGGCTGGTGGGACTACCTCATCATCGCTTCCGCGGTGGGTGTCTTTATCTGGCTTGGGATCCAGGCAGCGGTTCCTCCGATTTCCATGAATTTGTACTGGCTTAGCGTTCTCGTAGTCATTCTCGGAATTTCGCTGGTGGCTTGTGCGTGGACGCTTTGGCGGGCGACGAAGTTCTCCTAGTCTCCATTTTCCCTGCTCAGGGAAAATAGCAGGGAATTTTTCCCGTGAAAAAAATTTCTGATCGCGAGACCCGCATGAACACAGGCGATTTGCAACTGACCAGGGAATCAGCAGGGAAATAGCAGGGAATCTGTTTCGCTTGCACGGCCGGCTCGCCCCTTGTCTTCCAGATTTCCGATAAACGAGCACCGATTCTGTTTGACTACCCACAACTACCCTGGTACCACGAAAAGAAAGGAGGCACAAGGAGCATCTTCGCAGAAGTCGTGGCAGAGTCGCTCTCGGCTGTGGCCCCGCTCAAAGTCAAGAAGGGCGAGGCGCCAGGCCGCTATTACATCAAGCCCGCGCTGTCTGCAGGACCCGACTGTTTCTGCCGCCGGTACTGCTCAGTAGTTAACGTAAACGGGGTTTCCGAGCAATTCTAATTTTCCGGATTGGGATACAACGTCGGCGCGCAGCCAGTGCCGGTGGCCATCGCTGTGCCACTGTAAAGCCAGAGTCTGATCGGGCGACATGATTGCGGCCAACGGAATCGAAGCGTCTGGTTGGCCATCGACCAGGATGCGCAACTGCGAGCCCGTGCAGGCGAGCACGTGAGCCGACAGGCTGACGATCTCGCCGGAACCAGCGCGCAGCGTACCCCCCATTGTGACCCCGGCTCTCCCCGCCTGAGCGCTGAAGTCGAGCACACGATCTTTGGACGCGGTCAGGTCAACGAAGACGCGCCCTGAACGGATCCCCGCCAGGATCCCCGCCACCGACAACTCCGATGCATACACCACGGTTGTAGGACTCCCCACCGAACCAGGCTTGTCCAGGGGGAGTTCGGGGTTGTGATTATCGCTGCCACCAATCGCGGTGGGCCGGTAACCGGCGCTCACTTGCTGTTCCCAGAATGGAATTCCGGAATACGGACCCTCTTCCGCGCCCCCATTCACAGCTTCCACTGCGGCAATGAGGCTCATCTCTCCTGACTTCGGACGCCACCCACAGCCCATGCACGCCTCTCCAGTAGGCGCGCCAGGGTGGTTTATCGAGATGAGCGCACCGCGCTGACCATCGCGCACCAGGAGACTTCTCATATCGGGAACCGAGCTGGACCCAACACGAAAATCCACAAACTCAGTCTTTCCGTAGAGGTTGGCGTGTCCCTCAAAGGTGGTAATCTCCCGCCCGGGAATCAGCAACAAGCGATCGAAGTAGGGTTGCAACTCTCGGAGTGCGTCGAAGTGCGAGACCGTGTTGTGATCCGTAACCGCCACGAAGTCCAGCCCGCGAGCGGTTGCAGCCTGAAGCGTGACAAACACGGGACAAGGAACCTTGTTCCCATTCTGGCTCTTGCATTGAGCATCACTGTGTGCGGAGTGCATGTGCAGATCACCGCGATACCATCCTGCACTCGAGCGCAAGGGCGTCTCTGAGAATCCTTCCGGAGCCTTCTCCACTCCGGCCGGCTCGAAATAGATCTGGGCTTCATACGACGCCACGCTCTTCTGCCTGATGTTGGGCACGCCGATCCAGAGCTTCCACGTCCCCGGCAGCACTACTCCCGAAAGATACGACGGAGTGGCGTCGGTTGCGCTGATTGTGAACGAACTCTTGTTGCCTCCACTCCATCCGCGGAAACGCTGCGGATCCTGAATGCCGATATCGAGCGTCGTCCGCTCTTCTTTACCGGTGTAGTGAAACCGAACGGTGAGCCTCGCCGTGTTCGCAGGGACCTCGAACGGGGCTTCAATGTACGTGTTGTTCTGATCGCCTTTCACGGTGCCGCGCAACACCAGGTTCGGCTGTTGCGCAAACGCGGCTACCGTGATTAGGACAACAACGATCAGCAAGCGCGGAGTATTGGTGCGATAGGTTTCGATTTTGCGTTTCATCCAGAAGATCCGAGGGTGAATAGAGTTTCCATTATCCACGAGCAGGACGTCATTCCAGGTTTCGGGTCCTTCCGGTTCATGAGCGGCACCCGAGCGCCGAAAGGCGGGTGAGCTGGCTAATTGATTGCTGCGATTTCGAGGCAAACCTCTGGCACACCTTGGCGCTCGAATTGCTCGTCACGTGTAGTGACTTTCTGATGTAATTGTGTCAACTCCCATTAAGTCGAGACTGCCTTGTCCACACCGAATAGTCCTGCTGTTTCAACGGTGCTGAGTGATTGCGCCGATCAGCTTCATCAGATTGAGACATCCCTTGCAACGCTGGCGAAAAGCGCCGGCCGGCACAGTGGAATTGTTGCGCACGTTGCGTCCAGTGTTGGCACAGCTTTCTCCATAACCCGCTCTGCCTCCGCCGTGATCTGCTCCATAGAACTCCACAATCGGCATGTCGCTATCAGCAAAAAGGCAGCGCAAACGCCCTCAGGGCATGTCAGATGACCTCGACGGCAGCCGGATAGAGTCAAACTACTACGTGGCCTCCTCATCAAAGTGGCACGTGCAGTTACTTCTTGAAGGCCGTTTTCTGCAGTGAGGGATGTCCAATCGGATAAGCTTGGCTCTACCATCATGCGGAGCTGTCCACCTCTTGTGCCAATGCTCGGGCACGGCATGTGGGTTGCTCGTCTTAGGAGCGAGGACCCTTTCGTGGCTGGGGCGAGATTCCGGAGGGCAGGACTAGCGAGTGTGGCAGCGCTTCTCATCTTCGCTCTCCCGCCCGGTTTGCATTTCTCCGTCCTGGCGGGCTCATCTCCTCCCACCTTCTACAAGGATGTTCTGCCGATCCTGCAGCAGCATTGCCAGGTGTGTCATCGCGGAGGCGAGATTGCGCCGATGCCGCTGGTGACTTTTGCGCAGGCGCACGGCTACGCGGAAAAAATGAAGCGGATGACGAGCGCGAAGATGATGCCTCCGTGGTTCGCCGATCCGCGCTTTGGACATTTTTCCAACGACAACTCACTTAGGTCGGAACAGATTGCCACCATTGCGTCCTGGGCTGACGCTGGAGCGCCTTCCGGCAATGCAAACGACGCTCCGCCGATCCCGCACTGGACTCGCGGCTGGAACATTCCCGAACCGGAACTGGTGATCGGGATGCCGAAGCCGGTGGCGATTCCTGCGCATGGCAACGTCGAGTACACCTATGAGATCGTGGCAACGGGATTCACCGGAGACAAGTGGGTGCAAGCTTCCGAGATTCGTCCGACGAGCCGGGATCATGTGCATCATGCCGTGGTGTATATTCGTCCGCCCGGCTCGAAGTGGCTGCGCGATGCCCCGGTTGGACGCCCGTTCTCCGCGTCGGACATGACGTCCGGCGAGGATCTCCACCAGGCGTTATTTACCGACAGCGACATGCTGCTCGTCTATGCTCCCGGCAGCTCGCCAGATCAGTGGCCTAACGGAATGGCAAAATGCATTCCCGCCGGGTCGGACCTGGTCTTCCAGATGCACTACACAACAAACGGCCACGCTACAACCGATCAGACGAGCATCGCTATCGTTTTCGCGAAGCAACCGCCAAAGCAGCGCGTGCTTACTCTGCAGCTCACCAACCACAGCTTCGTGATTCCTCCCCAGGCCGACAACTTTCGTGTAGAGG
Encoded proteins:
- a CDS encoding CehA/McbA family metallohydrolase, with product MKRKIETYRTNTPRLLIVVVLITVAAFAQQPNLVLRGTVKGDQNNTYIEAPFEVPANTARLTVRFHYTGKEERTTLDIGIQDPQRFRGWSGGNKSSFTISATDATPSYLSGVVLPGTWKLWIGVPNIRQKSVASYEAQIYFEPAGVEKAPEGFSETPLRSSAGWYRGDLHMHSAHSDAQCKSQNGNKVPCPVFVTLQAATARGLDFVAVTDHNTVSHFDALRELQPYFDRLLLIPGREITTFEGHANLYGKTEFVDFRVGSSSVPDMRSLLVRDGQRGALISINHPGAPTGEACMGCGWRPKSGEMSLIAAVEAVNGGAEEGPYSGIPFWEQQVSAGYRPTAIGGSDNHNPELPLDKPGSVGSPTTVVYASELSVAGILAGIRSGRVFVDLTASKDRVLDFSAQAGRAGVTMGGTLRAGSGEIVSLSAHVLACTGSQLRILVDGQPDASIPLAAIMSPDQTLALQWHSDGHRHWLRADVVSQSGKLELLGNPVYVNY
- a CDS encoding GRP family sugar transporter, with product MSTATQPHTSQRIASFHSLGVICGLGAGVWLGAAEAPTKLVNSGLSPFAISLCMVAGVFTARWTFPTLIKGTRSVVSDLMEKKHLIIWALVAGALWAVANTLTVFAIRDVGLAIAFPLWNANSLIGIFWGWALFGELRGADRGTIAKVLLGAIAIVIAAILLGFSTIQGGITTPHAAVRGIIAAAGASLLWGTMYVPYRKAYISGMNPLSFVTAFTLGELGTMISLVLALDGGTNSPVFHSPEVRPMLFWLFLGGFVWVIGDLLQQFAVKYLGIGRGIPLSNTNQLWGLAWGALVFGELAHADFTHKILVIAGSVVMVLGALSISSAVAGQGEHSSTSEAVLAECNRYKLNYDRVLAEFRGQAEERRKERGWWDYLIIASAVGVFIWLGIQAAVPPISMNLYWLSVLVVILGISLVACAWTLWRATKFS